The Embleya scabrispora genome contains the following window.
AGGACTGACGTACCCCGGCCGTCGACGCTGATGATCCGCGCGCGCAGCGGATCCACCCGGGCGGAGAACACTGCGCCGGCCCGGCCGCCGAGTCGGAGCAGGCCCCCTGTGGGCCGTCATCGTCCGATATACCCGATCAAAGGTCGCTGCCGGGCGGGATGGGCGTGGCCTGGTGGTAGTACATCCGCCATACCCCGGCTGCGCTCTGCTTGCGCCAGAGCGAGCTCCTTCGTGCCCGGTTTCCATCGAACGTGGTCTCGTAGGTGAGATGCACGAGTCCGGGGGCCAGTAGCGCGCCGACGAAGTTCGAGGGTTCGTAGCGCGGACCGCCCTCCGCCGCCCCCTTTCATCCGGGGCAACTCGGCAAGCATCTCTTCGTACGTCCATCGCCGTCCGGAAGCGCCGACCTCGACGAAGTCCGGGTCCAGCAGCGGCAGGGCAAGCGAGCGGGACGCGCGCACGTCGGGGTCCATCAGACGCAGTTCTGCGGCGATCGCTTCGCCGACCTCATCCATCTCTTCGCTCACGCAGGCATTCTCGCTCGCGTGGCCACCAACTCCCCAACCGGGATCACCCGTCGGGCATCGCCGGCAGTCGGGTTTCTCGATGGCCATCGGTGCGGGGCCGGGCGCGGTGGTGGCCAGTCGTTCGCCGGACAGGGACCACAGGGTTCCCCACGTCACTTCTCGGGGTCGTGGCCCCAGTTCATCAGCGAGTATCGCCAGGTGGTCGTGGTGGTGTCGCCGGTGGGGCGTTGGGCCAGGTGTCTGTGGACATAGCCGGTGACCTTGCGCATGTGTCCGAGGTCGTCGGCGTCGAGTTCGGATTTCCCGGCGCGCAGCAGGGCCACGATGCGCCGGCCGGACGCATGCCCGATGCTCTCTCCGCCGTCCTTGTGCTGCCCGGCTCGACGCGACTCGTCGGTGGTGAGCCAACGCTCCAACTCGGACGCGGTCATGTTGACCGCGTCGTGGAAGTCTCGCAGGGTGTCCTCGCGGTCGCTGTCCGCTCGCTCGGCCATCAGCTCTTTCCTTTGCGCTTCACCCGCGTCAGGGCCTGGGGCTTGTGGACGGCCGTGCCACCGGACTTCTCGCTTTCGACCTCGTACTGCGGCTGCTGCGATGAGGCGTCGACCGTTCGCCCGGCCGCGCGTGTCCGTCGGGTGAGCTTGCGCTTGACGATGCCGATCGCGGTACTTCCGTGACTGCGCCAACTCACCCGATCACCCTTCGCGATTTTCGCGTGCCGTGCCATGGCGTCCTTCTTTCTCGTGGCTCCCTCTCCTCTACCCATTCAGGGAGTTTTATGGATCTATCGCCATGCATTTCCACATCGTCGTGGTCACCTGGGCAACGCCGACCGGTCGATCGCCACCGGGAGTCCGTGACTGCTCGGCGCGGGGCGACGTTTCCCGCGTCGCCGGCGTGCGCGCGATTCGGATAGCCGGTCGATGGGTGGGCCATTAGCGTGATTCGCCGACTGTGATCATGCGGTGGCCGATGTGTCACCGACCCAGCGTGTCCGCGCCATGTGCGGTCAGAAACGGGGATTGATGAGATCCGTTACGTCGGAACGCGGTTTTCGGTGGCAGTCCGCGAAGC
Protein-coding sequences here:
- a CDS encoding DUF3140 domain-containing protein; the protein is MAERADSDREDTLRDFHDAVNMTASELERWLTTDESRRAGQHKDGGESIGHASGRRIVALLRAGKSELDADDLGHMRKVTGYVHRHLAQRPTGDTTTTTWRYSLMNWGHDPEK
- a CDS encoding DUF2945 domain-containing protein is translated as MARHAKIAKGDRVSWRSHGSTAIGIVKRKLTRRTRAAGRTVDASSQQPQYEVESEKSGGTAVHKPQALTRVKRKGKS